In the genome of Crassaminicella thermophila, the window GTATAATAATAGATATTGCATGTGATGAAAATGGTGCAATAGAAACTTCAAAACTTACTAGTCATACACAACCTACTTATACAATTGATGGTGTAATTCATTGTGTTATTCCTAACTTGCCAGGAATTGTTCCTCAAACTGCTACTTTTGCATTAACAGAAGCAACACGATCCTATATTATGGAAATTGCAAACCAAGGATTCAAAAAAGCTATTTTTAATAATATAAGTCTAAGAAAGGGTTTATGTACCTATGATGGACATTTGATGCATAAAAAGGCAGCTGAAAATTTTCAGATACCATACTCTCCATTTGAAAAGGCTTTTTAAAGAGAAAGGTATTAAATTTATATTAGGAGGTGAGATGAAATGAAGGCTAAGATTATTCTTAATCCTTCATCAGGAAAACAAATTGTGCAGAAGAATTTAGATAGAATTATCGGCAATTTGATATTAGATGGAGTATTAAAATATGTGGATGTATTCAAAATGAAAAATAGATTTGATGCATTTGAAGAAGTAAAAAGTATAAAAATGGGTGAATATGATTGTATTATTGCTGTAGGCGGTGATGGAACAGTTCATGAAGTGATAAATGGAGTAATGATAGGAAATAATAAGATTCCTATTGCAATATTACCAGCAGGAACGGTAAACGATTTTGCAAAATTTATGAACATTCCTACGGATGTAAAAGGTTTTTGTAATATGATAAAAAAAAATCAAAGGAAAAAAATAGATCTAGGAAAAGTAGGAGATCGATATTTTATTAATGTTTTAGCAGGTGGACTTTTAACAGATGTAGGATATAAAGTATCACCTGATTTAAAAACAGTATTAGGAAAATATGCATATTATGTAGAAGGAATGAAAGAAATTCCAAAACAAATGTTTAAAAGTATAAGTTTAGAAATTGACTCAGAGGAATTTACGGGAGAAGAAGATATCTTTATGTTTATTGTAACAAATACGCCATCAGTAGGTGGATTTAAAAAAATTGCTCCAAAAGCAAAAATTGATGATGGATTATTAGATATATGTATTATAAAAAAATCAGATATACCAGAGTTTCTTTCTTTATTTTTCCATACAATGAAAGGTGAGCATATTTATCACCCGAAGGTTTTATATTTTCAGACTTCTGAAATTAAATTGAAATGTAAGAAGGATGTCAAAATAGATTTAGATGTAGATGGTGAACAAGGAGGAAAATTACCTGCTACGATTGAAGTAATCCCAAAAGCGATAGATATGATTGTGCCATAAAAAGGCGTAATTTAAAAATTACGCCTTTGCTTTTTTAGTATTTAATGTAGAAACATTATCTGTACTTGAAACATTTTTCATTGTACACTTTCCTTCAAAAACAGCTTTATCTTCCACAATAAGGCTAGATACATGAATATCTCCTAAAATTTTTCCTGTTGCATTTAATTTCAATAGATTTGAAGCAGTAACATTTCCTTCAATGATGCCAGATACAATTACATTATTTGCTGATATATCACCAAACATTTTTCCTTCTACACCAAGGATTACATCACCATCTACAGAAATGTCTCCTTTAAATTGGCCATCAATTCGAACGGTTCCCTCAGCATTTAGTTTGCCTTCAAAATTTGAACTCTTTCCGATTAAAGTATCTACTCTTTCATTAGATATAGTATTATTTTTTTTGAACATTTTTTTCCTCCTAAGCCATTATTTATTTAAAATTGTTAAAGGATCAATTTGTTTACCCTTGTAATGAATTTCAAAATGTACATGTGGACCTGTACTTCTTCCTGTACTCCCCATTTTTGCGATAATATCACCTTTTTGTACTTTTTGACCAACATTTACAAGATTTTTCTTGTTATGAGCATACACACTTCTATAACCGTATCCGTGTGAAATAATAATAGTTTTTCCATAACCAGAATTCCATCCAGAAAAAGTAACGATACCAGTACCAGCAGCAATAATGTTTGTTCCTTCTTTATTAGCAATATCTATACCTTTATGGAATTGTATTCTATTGGTAATAGGAGAAATT includes:
- a CDS encoding bactofilin family protein, with translation MFKKNNTISNERVDTLIGKSSNFEGKLNAEGTVRIDGQFKGDISVDGDVILGVEGKMFGDISANNVIVSGIIEGNVTASNLLKLNATGKILGDIHVSSLIVEDKAVFEGKCTMKNVSSTDNVSTLNTKKAKA
- a CDS encoding diacylglycerol/lipid kinase family protein encodes the protein MKAKIILNPSSGKQIVQKNLDRIIGNLILDGVLKYVDVFKMKNRFDAFEEVKSIKMGEYDCIIAVGGDGTVHEVINGVMIGNNKIPIAILPAGTVNDFAKFMNIPTDVKGFCNMIKKNQRKKIDLGKVGDRYFINVLAGGLLTDVGYKVSPDLKTVLGKYAYYVEGMKEIPKQMFKSISLEIDSEEFTGEEDIFMFIVTNTPSVGGFKKIAPKAKIDDGLLDICIIKKSDIPEFLSLFFHTMKGEHIYHPKVLYFQTSEIKLKCKKDVKIDLDVDGEQGGKLPATIEVIPKAIDMIVP